In Kogia breviceps isolate mKogBre1 chromosome 7, mKogBre1 haplotype 1, whole genome shotgun sequence, a single window of DNA contains:
- the LMO1 gene encoding rhombotin-1 isoform X3, with amino-acid sequence MMVLDKEDGMPMLSVQPKGKQKGCAGCNRKIKDRYLLKALDKYWHEDCLKCACCDCRLGEVGSTLYTKANLILCRRDYLRLFGTTGNCAACSKLIPAFEMVMRARDNVYHLDCFACQLCNQRFCVGDKFFLKNNMILCQMDYEEGQLNGTFESQVP; translated from the exons GTATGCCAATGCTCTCCGTCCAGCCCAAAGGGAAGCAGAAGGGCTGCGCAGGCTGCAACCGCAAGATCAAGGACCGCTACCTGCTGAAGGCTCTGGACAAATACTGGCACGAGGACTGCCTCAAGTGCGCCTGCTGTGACTGCCGCCTGGGCGAGGTGGGCTCCACGCTCTACACCAAGGCCAACCTCATCCTGTGCCGGCGCGACTACCTGAG GCTCTTCGGCACCACAGGAAACTGCGCCGCCTGCAGCAAGCTGATTCCAGCCTTTGAGATGGTGATGCGGGCCCGGGACAATGTATATCACCTCGACTGCTTCGCCTGCCAGCTCTGCAACCAGAG ATTTTGTGTGGGAGACAAATTCTTCCTGAAGAACAACATGATCTTGTGTCAGATGGACTATGAGGAGGGGCAACTCAATGGCACCTTTGAGTCCCAGGTTCCGTAA
- the LMO1 gene encoding rhombotin-1 isoform X1 has translation MMVLDKEDGMPMLSVQPKGKQKGCAGCNRKIKDRYLLKALDKYWHEDCLKCACCDCRLGEVGSTLYTKANLILCRRDYLRLFGTTGNCAACSKLIPAFEMVMRARDNVYHLDCFACQLCNQSPALQVPDTRMNHGLDTVRALEEKGESRENKQSTSRNKGAAP, from the exons GTATGCCAATGCTCTCCGTCCAGCCCAAAGGGAAGCAGAAGGGCTGCGCAGGCTGCAACCGCAAGATCAAGGACCGCTACCTGCTGAAGGCTCTGGACAAATACTGGCACGAGGACTGCCTCAAGTGCGCCTGCTGTGACTGCCGCCTGGGCGAGGTGGGCTCCACGCTCTACACCAAGGCCAACCTCATCCTGTGCCGGCGCGACTACCTGAG GCTCTTCGGCACCACAGGAAACTGCGCCGCCTGCAGCAAGCTGATTCCAGCCTTTGAGATGGTGATGCGGGCCCGGGACAATGTATATCACCTCGACTGCTTCGCCTGCCAGCTCTGCAACCAGAG CCCTGCGCTGCAAGTACCAGACACAAGGATGAATCATGGACTGGACACGGTCCGTGCCCTTGAGGAGAAGGGGGAAAGCCGGGAAAACAAACAGAGCACGTCAAG GAACAAGGGAGCAGCTCCCTGA
- the LMO1 gene encoding rhombotin-1 isoform X2 produces MVLDQEDGMPMLSVQPKGKQKGCAGCNRKIKDRYLLKALDKYWHEDCLKCACCDCRLGEVGSTLYTKANLILCRRDYLRLFGTTGNCAACSKLIPAFEMVMRARDNVYHLDCFACQLCNQSPALQVPDTRMNHGLDTVRALEEKGESRENKQSTSRNKGAAP; encoded by the exons GTATGCCAATGCTCTCCGTCCAGCCCAAAGGGAAGCAGAAGGGCTGCGCAGGCTGCAACCGCAAGATCAAGGACCGCTACCTGCTGAAGGCTCTGGACAAATACTGGCACGAGGACTGCCTCAAGTGCGCCTGCTGTGACTGCCGCCTGGGCGAGGTGGGCTCCACGCTCTACACCAAGGCCAACCTCATCCTGTGCCGGCGCGACTACCTGAG GCTCTTCGGCACCACAGGAAACTGCGCCGCCTGCAGCAAGCTGATTCCAGCCTTTGAGATGGTGATGCGGGCCCGGGACAATGTATATCACCTCGACTGCTTCGCCTGCCAGCTCTGCAACCAGAG CCCTGCGCTGCAAGTACCAGACACAAGGATGAATCATGGACTGGACACGGTCCGTGCCCTTGAGGAGAAGGGGGAAAGCCGGGAAAACAAACAGAGCACGTCAAG GAACAAGGGAGCAGCTCCCTGA